Proteins from a single region of Kwoniella dendrophila CBS 6074 chromosome 4, complete sequence:
- a CDS encoding glycylpeptide N-tetradecanoyltransferase, whose protein sequence is MPVPQDDILPVGNPTSSSHTVPAEAQPEVSEVLEKFQKLGEDAEAEEESDDEDNEGEDTNNTVEGEGAAEVSGDKKKKKKKKKGKASKAVQKLKNIATGQAPQEVIDAVREQMDPQESNLATNEEIQKALKAADLMKILEGKLALGNKSNTKNLGEHKFWKTQPVPQFPTSSSRAILEEGPIDPIKTPSDVKQEPGALPSGFVWSLIDIKNEVQCKEVYDLLSENYVEDDEAMFRFKYSKEFLLWALTAPGYYPDWHIGVRVQKTGKLIAFISGIDIEIRVRSKTFNAADINFLCVHKKLRSKRLTPVLIKEVTRRVNLQNVWQAIYTGGVVIPTPIGTCRYWHRNLNPPKLVDIGFSPLPRGYTIARLVKSYSVPPQPRIPGFREMTNDDVPQVGNLLRKYLARFDVAQTFGKDEEVAHWFLSGQGREVDGKRIEQVVWSYVVEDPTTHLITDFMSFYSLPSTIMKHPKHDMLNAAYMFYYASDVIFSAGGSSDDAATHDAKANKKLEERLNALCNDMLSIAKAAGFDVLNGLSCLDNNMFLQEQKFGPGDGYLNYYLYNWSCAPIDGGQRTTSQKQGSGIGVVML, encoded by the exons ATGCCTGTACCTCAAGATGATATCCTTCCAGTAGGAAAcccaacttcatcttcacataCAGTTCCAGCAGAGGCTCAACCTGAAGTATCAGAGGTTTTAGAAAAATTTCagaaattaggtgaagatgccgaagctgaagaagagagtgatgatgaggacaACGAAGGAGAAGATACTAATAATACAGTAGAAGGCGAAGGCGCAGCAGAAGTTTCAGGtgataagaagaagaaaaagaagaaaaagaagggtaaagcttcaaaagctGTTCAAAAGTTAAA GAATATAGCTACTGGACAAGCGCCTCAAGAAGTTATCGATGCTGTGAGGGAACAAATGGATCCTCAAGAATCCAATCTTGCTACTAATG AGGAGATCCAAAAAGCACTCAAAGCTGCTGACTTGATGAAAATCTTGGAAGGTAAACtagctttaggtaataaatctaataCTAAAAATCTTGGTGAACACAAA TTCTGGAAAACTCAACCTGTACCTCAATTCCCCACTTCATCCTCTCGAGCTATATTGGAAGAAGGACCTATAGATCCCATAAAGACACCTTCCGACGTTAAGCAAGAACCAGGAGCATTACCTTCGGGTTTCGTATGGAGTTTGATAGACATCAAGAATGAGGTTCAG TGTAAAGAAGTATACGACTTACTTTCGGAAAACTatgtcgaagatgatgaagctatgTTTAGATTCAAATACTCCAAAGAATTCTTACTTTG GGCTTTGACTGCTCCAGGTTACTACCCAGACTGGCATATCGGTGTTAGAGTACAAAAGACCGGTAAATTAATAGCTTTCATCTCTGGTATCGATATCGAAATAAGGGTTAGATCCAA AACCTTCAATGCTGCTGATATCAATTTCCTTTGTGTACACAAGAAATTGCGTTCCAAGCGTTTGACACCTGTATTGATCAAAGAAGTTACTAGAAGAGTAAATTTACAGAATGTCTGGCAAGCTATATATACTGGTGGTGTAGTTATACCTACACCGATAGGTACTTGTCG ATATTGGCATAGAAACTTGAATCCACCAAAATTAGTTGATATTGgattttcaccattacctCGAGGATATACAATAGCACGATTAGTTAAATCGTATTCTGTTCCACCACAACCCAGAATACCTGGATTTAGAGAAATgacaaatgatgatgtaccCCAAGTTGGAAATTTATTGAGAAAATATTTGGCTAGATTTGACGTAGCTCAAACTTTTGGTAAAGACGAAGAAGTTGCGCACTGGTTCTTATCTGGTCAAGGTAGAGAGGTGGATGGTAAAAGAATTGAACAAGTCGTTTGGTCATACGTTgttgaa GACCCAACAACTCATCTCATAACAGACTTCATGTCATTCTAttcattaccatcaacaatcatgAAACATCCTAAACATGATATGTTAAATGCTGCATATATGTTCTACTATGCTTCAGATGTCATTTTCTCCGCTGGGGGTTCATCGGATGATGCAGCTACACACGATGCTAAAGCAAAtaagaaattagaagaaaggtTGAATGCTTTGTGTAATGATATGTTAAGTATCGCTAAAGCT GCTGGTTTCGATGTACTTAACGGTTTGAGTTGTTTGGATAATAATATGTTCTTACAAGAGCAAAAG TTCGGTCCTGGTGATGGTTACTTGAACT ACTACTTATACAACTGGAGTTGTGCTCCTATTGATGGTGGACAAAGAACTACATCTCAAAAGCAAGGTTCAGGTATTGGTGTAGTCATGCTTTAA
- a CDS encoding tRNA pseudouridine(38-40) synthase translates to MEASESTKRPRSPSPLPSTETKDGSAVKNDSTEEGLPPAKKAHIEPTTSAPSDKSISGLGTKVEIDPEEAMFNASSETTSNDNDGKKKKTWGRGQGYGNGGKGKGKEREKTGPNAVKYERRGNDWTPREKKDGDDQENRLPKRRCALLVGYCGTGYSGMQIQTHDAKTIEGDVFAALVKAGAISSDNANDHRKSDVQRAARTDAGVHAAGNCISLKMIVEPPLPEGYKTLAEYVNSLLPAQIRMWGFVRTVKSFNARTAADSRIYEYLLPSYCLLPPGRDDPLGKKLDKSSPGWRDLLGKEAVDFIDATPTFEPEEGEEGEKGKINPKNRGEFERRRGWRVDQKTLSSFRDLVTQYKGTHNFHNFTVGKPFNDRSVKRFMIKLEVKDPQVYGDIEWISVMIHGQSFMLHQIRKMISMAMLACRTASPPSLLPETFGPKRIHVPKAPPLGLLLQAPQFGVYNDRVLNKHHGLQEDRDAVDFGLYDELMNDFKVKWIYEKLRQEELDSHVFHKWMRQMDCSMSNGLAFLNTQGNIPPEADLSKGAKEARRAAAAAAAKESGEEAKVEEEEDMDSEDEEVDMDELRRGELEG, encoded by the exons ATGGAGGCTTCGGAATCAACAAAGCGACCTAGGTCTCCTTCACCTCTTCCTTCGACGGAAACCAAAGATGGATCAGCTGTTAAGAATGACTCAACAGAAGAAGGATTACCTCCAGCTAAAAAGGCACATATTGAACCTACAACTTCAGCACCTTCAGATAAATCTATCTCGGGTTTAGGtacaaaagttgaaattgatcctgaagaagctatgtTTAATGCTTCTTCTGAAACCacttcaaatgataatgatggaaaaaagaaaaagactTGGGGCAGAGGTCAAGGttatggtaatggtggtaaaggtaaaggtaaagaaagggAGAAGACTGGACCAAATGCAGTCaaatatgaaagaagaggtaatGATTGGACAccaagagaaaagaaagatggtgatgatcaagaaaatagATTACCCAAAAGGAGATGCGCTTTACTTGTTGG TTATTGCGGTACTGGATACTCTGGTATGCAAAT ACAAACACACGACGCCAAGACTATCGAAGGAGATGTATTTGCTGCATTGGTAAAAGCTGGAGCTATCTCATCGGATAACGCCAATGATCATCGAAAATCAGATGTTCAAAGAGCTGCTAGAACTGATGCAGGTGTACATGCTGCTGGTAACTG TATATCCTTGAAAATGATTGTCGAACCACCCCTTCCAGAAGGCTATAAGACTCTTGCTGAATACGTAAACTCACTCTTACCTGCTCAAATCAGAATGTGGGGTTTCGTTAGAACAGTCAAATCATTCAACGCTAGGAC AGCGGCTGATTCACGTATATACGAATACTTATTACCGTCATATTGTTTATTACCACCTGGAAGAGATGATCCATTAGGCaaaaaattagataaatcatcacCTGGATGGAgagatttattaggtaaagaagctgtagatTTTATCGATGCTACACCAAcatttgaacctgaagaaggtgaagaaggtgaaaagggtaaaaTAAATCCTAAAAACCGGggtgaatttgaaagaagaagaggttggAGAGTGGATCAAAAGACTTTATCTAGTTTTAGAGATTTAGTAACTCAATATAAAGGTACCCA CAACTTCCACAATTTCACCGTAGGAAAACCATTTAATGATAGATCAGTTAAAAGATTCATGATCAAATTAGAAGTTAAAGATCCTCAGGTGTACGGCGATATCGAATGGATCTCAGTGATGATTCACGGTCAAAGTTTCATGCTTCATCAGATC cgaaaaatgatttcaatgGCAATGTTAGCTTGTAGAACTgcatcaccaccttcattgCTTCCTGAAACATTCG GCCCCAAACGAATTCATGTACCTAAAGCACCTCCTCTCGGCTTGCTGCTACAAGCACCACAATTTGGAGTTTATAACGATAGAGTTTTGAATAAACATCATGGATTACAGGAAGATAGAGATGCGGTAGATTTCGGtttatatgatgaattaatGAATGATTTCAAGGTTAAATGGATTTATGAAAAATTGAGACAGGAAGAATTGGATAGTCATGT CTTCCATAAATGGATGCGTCAAATGGATTGTTCAATGTCAAACGGACTTGCATTCttgaa TACTCAAGGAAATATCCCAcctgaagctgatttatcaaaaggtGCTAAAGAAGCTCGTAGAGCAGCTGCAGCCGCTGCAGCTAAAGAaagtggtgaagaagctaaagtagaagaggaagaagatatggatagtgaagatgaggaagtTGATATGGATGAATTGAGAAGAGGTGAATTAGAGGGATAG